A genome region from Methylohalobius crimeensis 10Ki includes the following:
- a CDS encoding Rne/Rng family ribonuclease, producing the protein MKRMLINATQPEELRVALVDGQKLYDFDIEVPSRDQKKANIYKGTITRIEPSLEAVFVNYGADRHGFLPFKEIAPVYFSHPLGPDQSRSEIKDLIREGQELVIQIEKEERGNKGAALTTYIALAGSYLVLMPNNPRAGGISRRIEGEARGDLREIIASLDLPEGMGLIVRTAASGKSAEELQWDLNYLLQLWEAIERSAEQRSAPFLIFQESNVIIRALRDHLRANIDEILIDNPSNYRMVRNFLQQVMPHFIGKAKLYEDTVPLFSRFQIESQIELAYQHEVPLPSGGAIVIDHTEALTSIDINSARATKGGDIEETALNTNLEAAEEIARQLRLRDLGGLFVIDFIDMISMRNQRAVEQKLREAVKSDRAKIQTGRISRFGLMEMSRQRLRPSLGESSLIPCPRCQGQGTIRSTESLALSILRIVEEEAIKPNTGRVVVQLPLEPATYLLNEKREALEQIEKRHEVSIIILPSKHLETPAYEIQRIRAGEETEQPSYTHIPQEKGEVPAFVTEGARKIEQPAVRDFLPTTPAPIRSRASSAELIKRFWQKLIGGARPAESPPEPPAPQAALPPPRRTPTQGQPNGRRRGRRPQNQSPRRESARSAAPPKAATEGDNLSPKLLDSGKEENGTPPKPRKRPGNRRGSSRRRRGGRRQSPRTAPEQSANSNQPPAESEHAEKGTPATSKSKEVNKPASEAPPKSSGTPAEKNVRRPRKAERETAEPSKPQAKSEPAGTNEAPPKGEKQKSPPADSSKENADQTVKRVPEPEPGDMD; encoded by the coding sequence ATGAAAAGAATGCTTATCAATGCGACGCAGCCGGAAGAGCTGCGCGTCGCTCTGGTAGACGGCCAAAAGCTTTACGATTTCGACATCGAGGTTCCCTCCCGAGATCAAAAGAAAGCCAACATCTATAAGGGCACCATCACTCGGATCGAACCCAGCCTGGAAGCGGTATTCGTCAACTACGGCGCGGACCGCCACGGCTTCCTGCCGTTCAAGGAAATCGCGCCGGTCTATTTTTCCCATCCGCTAGGCCCGGATCAAAGTCGATCCGAGATCAAGGATTTGATCCGCGAAGGCCAGGAATTGGTCATCCAAATCGAGAAGGAAGAGCGCGGCAACAAAGGCGCCGCCCTGACCACCTATATCGCCTTGGCCGGCAGTTATCTGGTGCTGATGCCCAACAATCCCCGGGCCGGCGGCATTTCACGCCGGATCGAGGGAGAGGCCCGTGGCGACCTGCGGGAGATCATCGCTTCTCTCGACCTACCCGAAGGCATGGGCTTGATCGTCCGCACCGCGGCCAGCGGCAAAAGCGCCGAAGAATTGCAGTGGGACCTCAACTACCTGCTGCAGCTTTGGGAAGCCATCGAACGTTCCGCCGAACAGCGGTCGGCACCCTTTTTGATTTTCCAGGAAAGCAACGTCATCATCCGGGCCCTGCGCGACCATTTGCGCGCCAATATCGACGAGATTCTCATCGACAATCCGTCCAATTACCGGATGGTGCGCAACTTCCTCCAGCAAGTCATGCCGCACTTTATCGGCAAGGCCAAACTCTACGAGGATACCGTGCCGCTGTTCAGCCGCTTTCAGATCGAAAGCCAGATCGAACTGGCCTATCAGCACGAAGTGCCTCTGCCTTCGGGCGGAGCGATCGTCATCGATCATACCGAAGCGCTGACCTCCATCGACATCAACTCGGCCCGCGCCACCAAAGGCGGCGACATCGAAGAAACCGCCCTCAACACCAATCTGGAGGCGGCCGAAGAGATTGCCCGCCAGTTGCGTCTCAGGGATCTGGGCGGGCTGTTTGTGATCGACTTCATCGACATGATCTCGATGCGCAACCAACGCGCCGTGGAGCAAAAACTTCGGGAAGCGGTGAAAAGCGATCGGGCCAAGATTCAGACCGGTCGCATCTCGCGCTTCGGCTTGATGGAAATGTCGCGCCAAAGGCTGCGCCCGTCGCTGGGAGAATCCAGCCTCATCCCCTGCCCCCGCTGCCAAGGCCAAGGCACGATTCGCAGCACCGAATCGCTGGCGCTGTCGATCCTGCGCATCGTGGAAGAAGAAGCCATCAAACCCAATACCGGCCGGGTGGTGGTCCAACTTCCATTGGAACCGGCGACCTACCTCCTCAACGAAAAACGCGAGGCGCTGGAGCAAATCGAAAAGCGCCACGAGGTGAGCATCATCATCCTCCCCTCCAAGCACCTGGAAACGCCGGCCTACGAAATCCAACGCATCCGTGCCGGCGAAGAAACCGAGCAGCCCAGCTACACCCACATCCCACAGGAGAAAGGCGAAGTCCCTGCCTTCGTCACCGAAGGTGCGCGTAAGATCGAGCAACCGGCGGTCAGGGATTTCCTTCCCACCACGCCGGCCCCGATCCGCAGCCGGGCTTCTTCGGCCGAACTGATCAAACGGTTTTGGCAGAAGCTCATCGGCGGCGCCCGACCCGCCGAATCCCCGCCGGAACCACCCGCTCCCCAAGCCGCCCTTCCCCCGCCCCGGCGCACCCCGACCCAAGGGCAACCCAATGGCCGACGCCGGGGACGGCGACCTCAGAATCAAAGCCCGCGCCGGGAAAGCGCTCGATCAGCGGCGCCGCCCAAAGCTGCAACCGAAGGAGACAATCTCTCTCCCAAGCTATTGGATTCGGGCAAAGAGGAAAACGGCACGCCGCCCAAACCCCGGAAACGCCCCGGGAACCGTCGCGGTTCGTCCCGGAGACGGCGCGGCGGCCGGCGCCAGAGCCCACGCACGGCACCGGAGCAATCGGCCAATAGCAATCAGCCTCCTGCAGAGTCGGAACACGCGGAAAAGGGCACGCCCGCCACCTCCAAGTCCAAGGAGGTCAACAAGCCGGCATCTGAAGCACCGCCTAAATCCTCGGGAACACCGGCGGAAAAGAACGTGCGCCGGCCGAGGAAAGCCGAGAGGGAGACGGCAGAACCGTCCAAACCTCAAGCAAAGTCGGAGCCGGCGGGCACCAACGAAGCCCCGCCGAAGGGGGAAAAGCAAAAGTCACCGCCCGCCGATTCTTCCAAAGAGAACGCCGACCAGACGGTCAAGCGGGTACCGGAACCGGAACCCGGCGATATGGACTGA
- the fliG gene encoding flagellar motor switch protein FliG, giving the protein MAENKELNGIDRAGLLMLAVGHKNAAQVMRRLGPKDVHMVSLAMARLEDIRTDAVEEVVEMFLEHIGGQTSIGVRPEEYIRSVLMEALGEDEAQLLIDRILLNRNSRGIEQLKWMEPRAIAEMLRNEHPQIVAILLSLLDAGQSAAVLEYLPDNMRYDTVMRIAGLEAVQPDALKELDAIMEEQLMGKTNLKSSNIGGVERAAEILNVTESGIENGIMEQLEEKAPDLAQQIQDKMFVFEDLAQFDDRSTQTLLREVSTDTLLLALRGTDEALKERIFGNMSRRASEMLRDDLEAAPPAKLSEVEAAQKDILQIARRLADAGEIMLGGGGDELV; this is encoded by the coding sequence ATGGCAGAAAATAAGGAATTAAACGGAATCGATCGCGCCGGTTTGTTGATGCTGGCGGTCGGGCATAAAAACGCGGCCCAAGTCATGAGGCGTCTGGGACCCAAGGACGTGCACATGGTCAGCCTGGCCATGGCGAGACTGGAGGATATCCGCACCGATGCGGTAGAGGAAGTGGTGGAGATGTTCCTGGAACACATCGGCGGGCAAACGTCCATCGGCGTGCGACCGGAGGAATATATCCGCAGCGTCCTCATGGAAGCCTTGGGCGAGGACGAGGCACAATTACTGATCGATCGGATCCTGCTCAACCGCAACAGCCGCGGAATCGAGCAGCTTAAGTGGATGGAGCCGCGCGCCATCGCCGAAATGCTGCGCAACGAACATCCCCAGATCGTCGCGATTTTGTTGTCATTGCTGGACGCCGGCCAATCCGCGGCGGTGCTGGAGTATTTGCCCGACAACATGCGCTACGACACGGTGATGCGGATAGCCGGACTCGAGGCGGTGCAACCGGACGCACTCAAGGAACTGGATGCGATCATGGAGGAGCAATTGATGGGCAAGACCAATCTCAAGTCTTCCAATATCGGCGGTGTGGAGAGAGCCGCCGAAATCCTCAACGTCACCGAAAGCGGGATCGAGAACGGCATCATGGAGCAACTGGAGGAAAAAGCGCCCGATTTGGCGCAGCAGATCCAGGACAAAATGTTCGTTTTCGAAGATCTGGCCCAATTCGACGATCGCAGCACTCAAACTCTGTTGCGCGAGGTGTCCACCGATACCTTGCTGCTGGCCCTGCGGGGAACCGACGAAGCCCTCAAGGAAAGAATTTTCGGCAACATGTCGCGGCGGGCCTCGGAAATGCTGCGGGACGATCTGGAGGCGGCGCCTCCGGCCAAGCTGAGCGAAGTGGAAGCGGCCCAGAAGGATATTTTGCAAATCGCCCGGCGTTTGGCGGATGCCGGAGAAATCATGTTAGGCGGAGGGGGAGATGAGCTCGTCTAA
- a CDS encoding flagellar hook-length control protein FliK: MQLDLSGGLASVLTEWLPQAGRSSEVPKEAGAESEDFGAVFDGILNRLFAASGKEDPRNPESLAKMVSEQLMNGRTQAFERGRLRLDSSAPGGEKGMLLEDLKAIRDQLVASLQRLSAQSVTTARETGQMPRGEEGRMGVTESSAPKQLGKMDALLAKLKDLSDRLESSGRFRGEEGSVKEESEVGEKMLLLVGQLAEAAIESGRKSHQSGGLPDESSARLGMQERASGGGELPLSDAPDLIERIKREIRELVNQMAAGEGASETGVEGARVSRPVAQELAYFEAEIDAEDAVTVREEKRASSSSMARGFEAIRAASSSSGDVAGEAKADATEIGKQSEGNADSGKTAGEPAVLSEATKSSLRHSPSMEQPSVLGADGSVRPALGAPGGNGAATDSKSVGLELQRPLDHPEWADELGQRLIWMRGKSVQAAEMRLNPPQLGPVEVRVQVHEDQTSVQFASSHAAVREAIESALPRLRELFNTQQLQLDHVEVAAQSFEDRNHSQTRQEQSGSSPRHYRRETENMASTESGQEGGRPSVKIGGRLLSLYA; encoded by the coding sequence ATGCAATTGGATTTGAGCGGCGGGTTGGCTTCGGTTTTGACGGAATGGTTGCCTCAAGCGGGAAGATCTTCGGAAGTCCCCAAGGAAGCGGGGGCGGAGTCGGAAGACTTTGGAGCGGTGTTTGACGGTATTTTGAATCGGTTGTTTGCCGCATCCGGCAAGGAAGATCCGCGGAACCCCGAGTCCCTGGCCAAAATGGTTTCCGAGCAGTTGATGAATGGCCGGACACAAGCCTTCGAGCGGGGCCGGTTGCGGCTCGACTCCTCTGCACCCGGCGGAGAGAAGGGCATGCTTCTGGAGGATCTGAAGGCGATACGGGATCAGTTGGTGGCGTCGCTGCAAAGATTGTCCGCGCAAAGCGTGACCACGGCCAGGGAGACGGGCCAAATGCCTCGCGGCGAGGAAGGCCGCATGGGCGTCACGGAATCCTCCGCTCCGAAACAGCTTGGCAAAATGGACGCCTTGCTGGCGAAACTGAAAGATTTAAGCGATCGCCTGGAATCGTCGGGTCGGTTTCGAGGAGAGGAGGGAAGCGTCAAGGAGGAGAGCGAAGTCGGCGAGAAAATGCTTTTACTCGTCGGTCAGTTAGCCGAGGCGGCGATCGAATCGGGGCGAAAATCTCACCAATCAGGAGGCCTACCGGATGAATCGAGCGCCAGGCTCGGAATGCAGGAGCGAGCATCTGGCGGTGGGGAATTGCCGCTTTCGGATGCACCCGATCTAATTGAGCGGATCAAGCGGGAAATCCGCGAATTGGTAAACCAGATGGCCGCCGGTGAAGGGGCGTCCGAGACCGGGGTCGAAGGCGCCCGAGTGTCCCGCCCGGTTGCTCAGGAACTGGCGTATTTTGAAGCGGAGATCGATGCCGAGGATGCGGTCACTGTGCGAGAAGAGAAGCGCGCTTCGTCCTCCTCGATGGCGCGAGGTTTCGAGGCGATTCGAGCCGCGTCTTCCTCATCCGGGGATGTGGCTGGCGAGGCGAAGGCCGACGCCACGGAGATCGGCAAACAAAGCGAGGGGAACGCGGATTCCGGCAAAACCGCCGGAGAGCCCGCTGTCTTGAGCGAAGCGACCAAGTCCTCCCTGCGCCATTCCCCGTCGATGGAGCAGCCCTCGGTCCTGGGTGCGGACGGTTCAGTGCGTCCGGCGCTCGGAGCCCCGGGAGGCAATGGAGCGGCGACGGATTCGAAGAGCGTCGGGCTGGAGTTACAGCGTCCCTTGGATCATCCCGAATGGGCCGACGAGTTGGGCCAGCGGCTGATCTGGATGCGCGGTAAATCGGTTCAGGCCGCCGAGATGCGCCTCAATCCGCCCCAATTGGGACCGGTAGAGGTCAGAGTTCAAGTACACGAAGATCAGACCAGCGTTCAATTCGCATCTTCCCATGCGGCGGTGCGGGAAGCCATCGAGTCGGCGCTGCCGCGTTTGCGAGAGTTATTCAATACGCAGCAATTGCAGCTGGATCATGTGGAGGTGGCCGCACAGTCTTTCGAAGATCGGAACCATTCCCAGACCCGGCAGGAGCAGTCCGGCTCTTCGCCCCGGCATTACCGACGCGAAACGGAAAATATGGCATCTACAGAATCAGGCCAAGAGGGCGGGCGGCCGTCGGTGAAAATCGGCGGCCGCCTGTTGAGCCTCTATGCCTGA
- the fliH gene encoding flagellar assembly protein FliH, with product MSSSKNPFSSEEIETAAPLQWPEVVPESPSLENSPSDSQLSKDFVAILRQDLNDAEEGQEKPPAESAASEGLAAMHQQVFEEAVRSGREAGYREGYDKGSQDGYKESYNEGFQQGYREGREKGAAEGRAEAKRALDNEVAYLGQLMGALSEPLAQVDDQVEKELTTLAMTVAKHLVRRELKTDPGQIVAVVREALAALPMSQRQVTLFMHPQDAELVRSALHLDEANVPWRIVEEPLISRGGCRVETEVSRIDATVETRMATVIAAALGGERAEDREVGNVGGD from the coding sequence ATGAGCTCGTCTAAGAACCCATTTTCTTCCGAAGAAATTGAGACGGCCGCCCCGCTGCAATGGCCGGAAGTGGTTCCGGAATCCCCTTCCTTGGAGAATTCCCCCTCCGATTCGCAACTCTCCAAGGATTTTGTCGCGATTTTGCGGCAAGATTTGAACGACGCCGAGGAAGGGCAGGAAAAACCTCCGGCCGAGTCGGCCGCTTCCGAAGGTTTGGCGGCCATGCACCAACAGGTCTTCGAGGAAGCGGTTCGGTCGGGACGCGAGGCCGGCTATCGGGAAGGCTACGACAAAGGGAGTCAGGACGGCTACAAGGAAAGCTATAACGAGGGTTTTCAGCAAGGTTACCGGGAGGGTCGAGAAAAAGGAGCGGCGGAAGGCCGGGCGGAGGCGAAGCGGGCGCTGGACAACGAGGTGGCGTATCTGGGCCAGTTGATGGGAGCCTTGAGCGAGCCGTTGGCCCAGGTGGACGACCAGGTGGAGAAGGAATTGACCACGCTGGCGATGACGGTTGCCAAACACCTGGTGAGGCGGGAATTGAAAACAGATCCGGGCCAGATCGTCGCAGTGGTGCGGGAAGCGCTGGCCGCACTTCCCATGTCCCAGCGCCAAGTGACCTTGTTCATGCATCCCCAGGATGCCGAATTGGTTCGATCGGCATTGCATCTCGATGAGGCCAATGTGCCCTGGCGGATCGTCGAGGAGCCGCTGATTAGCCGGGGAGGTTGCCGGGTGGAAACCGAGGTGTCCCGTATCGATGCCACCGTGGAAACCCGCATGGCGACGGTGATCGCCGCCGCCTTGGGAGGAGAGCGCGCCGAGGATCGGGAGGTAGGAAATGTCGGCGGCGATTGA
- the fliJ gene encoding flagellar export protein FliJ, whose protein sequence is MTRVRRLEQLAELTAREEKQVAKHLADVGRRLQESEAQLQSLCRFRTEYAERYQQEQGAISALHLGELRAFLSNLGRAIEEQEAALQQLRQEYAALEQRWQRIYCRHRGIGKVHADLRRREQEARERRIQVELDDRAAIKRQKRD, encoded by the coding sequence ATGACCCGCGTTCGTCGGCTTGAGCAATTGGCGGAACTGACCGCCAGGGAGGAAAAACAGGTCGCCAAGCATCTGGCTGACGTCGGCCGTCGATTGCAGGAGTCCGAAGCACAGCTGCAGTCCCTATGCCGCTTCCGGACGGAATATGCTGAACGCTACCAACAGGAACAGGGAGCCATCAGCGCCCTCCACTTGGGCGAGTTGCGGGCCTTCTTGAGCAATCTGGGGCGGGCGATCGAGGAACAGGAGGCGGCGTTGCAACAACTGCGGCAAGAATATGCCGCCTTGGAACAACGCTGGCAGCGAATTTATTGCCGTCATCGCGGAATCGGAAAGGTGCATGCCGATCTGCGCCGCCGAGAGCAAGAGGCGCGGGAGCGGCGAATCCAGGTTGAATTGGACGATCGCGCCGCGATCAAGCGGCAAAAAAGAGACTGA
- the fliF gene encoding flagellar basal-body MS-ring/collar protein FliF translates to MTRSKEGALMSVEEGNQSPSPNSVLQSWRELSWQRQLGFVSLIAVVVALAVAVLLWAQTPDYKPLYIDLNEDQAGEILESLDRLEADYKIDRRRGTIMVPADAVHELRLRLAAQGLPRRDEGGYEILEKESGFGTSRTLEKARYQRALEGEIARSVMTLEGVKAARVHLALPKESVFVRQRKPPSASVVLQLIPGHEVGREQVQAIGHLVASSVPRLISEQVTVVDQYGHLLNSDEPDEDDLSLTDKQFEYKKKVESYLAERIENLLSPLVGRESLQTQVAADIDFTKAERTEELYNPDPSALRSEQLEEGQTRNQGAQGVPGALTNQPPAAGTAPEETAAEAQTGEGEKSAPTEFHKKRVRNYELDRTINHIRQSRGEIRRLTVAVAVDNIEVPGENDTVTHRPYTREELNSLVALVQQAVGYDADRGDQVTVTNVAFRGNEAIAPPPPLPLWRQPWLWNLGKQLAALIVVLILIFAVLRPLLRALFPPPEKPTSEQARTEIKAEVESEIDEEDRPSTLEQESEELLRLTGPQTYEKRLGFVHRLIENDPDRVAQVIKNWISEDGRK, encoded by the coding sequence ATGACCCGATCCAAGGAAGGGGCGCTGATGTCGGTGGAGGAAGGCAACCAATCACCATCGCCGAATTCGGTTCTGCAAAGCTGGCGGGAACTGTCCTGGCAGCGGCAGTTGGGGTTCGTGTCACTCATCGCCGTGGTTGTCGCCTTGGCCGTGGCGGTACTTTTGTGGGCCCAGACCCCCGACTACAAGCCGCTCTATATCGATTTGAACGAGGACCAAGCCGGAGAAATTCTGGAGTCCTTGGACCGGCTTGAGGCGGATTATAAAATCGACCGCCGCCGCGGAACCATCATGGTGCCGGCGGACGCGGTCCACGAGCTGCGGCTGCGGTTGGCGGCGCAAGGTTTACCTCGCCGGGATGAAGGCGGCTATGAAATCCTGGAAAAGGAATCCGGTTTCGGGACCAGTCGGACGCTGGAAAAGGCCCGCTATCAACGGGCTTTGGAAGGAGAGATCGCGCGTTCCGTCATGACCCTCGAGGGGGTAAAGGCGGCGCGGGTGCATCTGGCGCTCCCCAAGGAATCGGTTTTCGTTCGCCAGCGCAAACCTCCCAGCGCATCGGTGGTGCTGCAATTGATTCCGGGTCATGAGGTGGGGCGTGAACAGGTGCAGGCGATCGGGCATCTGGTCGCTTCCAGCGTACCGCGTTTGATTTCGGAACAGGTGACGGTAGTCGACCAATACGGGCATTTGCTCAATTCCGACGAGCCGGACGAGGATGATCTGTCCCTCACCGACAAGCAGTTTGAATACAAGAAAAAAGTGGAGAGCTACCTTGCCGAAAGGATCGAGAATCTGTTGAGTCCGCTGGTGGGGCGGGAATCTCTGCAAACCCAGGTGGCGGCGGATATCGATTTCACCAAGGCGGAGCGAACCGAGGAGCTTTACAACCCCGATCCCTCCGCTTTGCGCAGCGAGCAGCTGGAGGAAGGGCAGACGCGCAACCAGGGTGCGCAAGGCGTGCCGGGTGCCCTCACCAATCAGCCACCGGCGGCGGGCACCGCCCCGGAAGAGACCGCCGCCGAGGCACAAACCGGCGAGGGGGAAAAATCCGCGCCGACAGAATTTCATAAGAAGCGCGTCCGTAATTACGAATTGGACCGCACCATCAATCATATCCGCCAGTCCCGCGGCGAGATTCGCCGCCTGACCGTGGCGGTGGCGGTGGACAACATCGAAGTGCCCGGGGAAAACGACACAGTGACTCATCGCCCCTATACTCGGGAAGAACTCAATAGCCTGGTTGCCCTGGTGCAGCAGGCGGTGGGTTATGATGCCGACCGCGGCGATCAGGTGACGGTCACCAACGTGGCTTTCCGCGGCAACGAGGCCATTGCCCCCCCGCCGCCGCTACCGCTTTGGCGACAGCCCTGGCTCTGGAATCTGGGTAAGCAATTGGCGGCTCTGATCGTGGTATTGATTTTGATATTCGCGGTTTTGCGGCCGCTCCTGCGGGCGCTGTTTCCGCCGCCGGAAAAACCAACGAGCGAGCAGGCGAGAACCGAGATCAAGGCGGAAGTCGAGAGTGAAATCGATGAGGAAGATCGGCCTTCGACCCTGGAGCAGGAGAGCGAGGAATTGCTGCGCCTGACGGGTCCGCAAACTTATGAAAAGCGGCTCGGATTTGTCCATCGCCTGATCGAAAACGATCCGGATCGGGTCGCGCAGGTCATCAAGAACTGGATTAGCGAAGATGGCAGAAAATAA
- the fliI gene encoding flagellar protein export ATPase FliI, with the protein MSAAIEDPTPTVERPAPTPSPQRTQEWSRRLRAVRGRLERPPSVTVEGKLSRMVGLTLEAVGCQAPVGERCWVETADRAKIEAEVVGFADERLYLMPVGDVHGLEPGCRVIPSGSACAAKVGTGLLGRVLDGAGHPLDGKGPLAYEVTRPLQGRPLNPLLRQPVEDPLDVGVRAINALLTVGRGQRLGLFAGTGVGKSVLLGMMTRFTSADVVVVGLIGERGREVNDFVRKILGPEGLARAVVVATPADQPPLMRLHGAFLATAIAEHFRDQGKDVLLLMDSLTRYAQAQREIALAIDEPPATKGYPPSVFAKLPRLVERAGCGEEGTGSITAFYTVLVEGDDASDPIADAARGILDGHIVLSRELAEAGHYPAIDIEASISRVMADIAPEAQLEAARKLKKCYGLYQRNRDLIAVGAYQRGSDPRIDQAIALQPKITPFLQQSMNEAVDLNDSAAALQSLLPADLSV; encoded by the coding sequence ATGTCGGCGGCGATTGAGGATCCGACGCCGACGGTGGAACGTCCGGCGCCAACGCCTTCTCCCCAGCGTACCCAAGAATGGTCCCGGCGGCTTCGGGCGGTGCGCGGTCGGTTGGAGCGTCCTCCCTCGGTGACGGTGGAGGGCAAACTGTCGCGCATGGTGGGGTTGACTCTGGAAGCGGTGGGTTGTCAGGCGCCGGTGGGGGAGCGCTGCTGGGTGGAAACCGCCGATCGCGCCAAAATCGAAGCCGAAGTGGTGGGATTCGCCGACGAGCGTCTCTATCTGATGCCGGTAGGCGATGTCCACGGATTGGAGCCCGGCTGTCGGGTCATTCCCAGCGGTAGCGCCTGCGCCGCGAAGGTCGGCACGGGACTGTTGGGGCGGGTGCTCGACGGCGCCGGTCATCCCCTCGACGGAAAAGGTCCGCTGGCCTACGAAGTCACACGGCCTCTGCAGGGACGCCCGCTCAACCCGCTTTTGCGCCAACCGGTGGAAGATCCCCTGGACGTCGGAGTTCGGGCCATCAATGCGCTCTTGACGGTGGGTCGGGGACAGCGATTGGGATTATTCGCCGGTACCGGGGTGGGTAAGAGCGTGCTGCTGGGAATGATGACCCGTTTCACCTCGGCCGATGTGGTGGTGGTGGGCTTGATCGGTGAGCGGGGGCGGGAAGTCAACGATTTCGTACGCAAGATCTTGGGTCCGGAGGGATTGGCGCGCGCGGTGGTGGTGGCCACTCCCGCCGATCAGCCGCCCTTGATGCGCCTGCACGGTGCGTTCTTGGCGACCGCCATCGCCGAGCATTTTCGCGACCAGGGTAAAGACGTTCTGTTGTTGATGGATTCCTTGACTCGCTACGCCCAGGCCCAGCGGGAGATCGCCCTGGCGATCGACGAACCGCCGGCGACCAAGGGGTATCCGCCCTCGGTGTTCGCCAAGCTCCCGCGTCTGGTGGAGCGCGCCGGCTGCGGCGAGGAAGGCACCGGCTCCATCACCGCCTTTTATACGGTGCTGGTGGAGGGGGACGATGCCAGCGATCCCATCGCCGACGCCGCCCGCGGGATTCTGGACGGCCACATCGTGTTGTCGCGGGAATTGGCGGAGGCGGGTCACTATCCGGCGATCGACATCGAGGCTTCCATCAGCCGGGTAATGGCCGATATCGCTCCGGAGGCGCAGCTCGAGGCCGCCCGGAAGCTCAAGAAATGTTACGGCTTGTATCAGCGCAATCGGGATTTGATCGCCGTGGGGGCTTATCAACGGGGCTCCGACCCGCGCATCGATCAGGCGATCGCTTTGCAACCGAAGATCACCCCATTTCTTCAGCAAAGTATGAATGAAGCGGTGGATTTGAACGACAGTGCGGCCGCCTTGCAATCCCTATTGCCGGCCGATTTGTCTGTTTGA
- the rluC gene encoding 23S rRNA pseudouridine(955/2504/2580) synthase RluC, producing the protein MTEQAKENGPRFIEIDTHDSGQRIDNFLITRLKGMPKSRIYRLLRKGEVRVNKGRIKAHYRLRAGDRIRLPPMTLPARAREEESPEIQMMGRRLEECILYEDDELLAINKPSGMPVHGGSGLQGGVIEGLRQVRPEARFLELVHRLDKDTSGCLLIAKRKQALRELHRIFREDRVDKRYLALLNGVWRRPREMVDVSLRKFVLRGGERFVKVDREGKPSRTEFRTLERFTEATLVEARLLTGRTHQIRVHAAYLGHPILGDTRYGDEEANRRWRGKGLKRLFLHAWRLELPHPADGSRLRLEAPLDAELEYLLEALKKARS; encoded by the coding sequence ATGACTGAGCAAGCCAAAGAAAACGGGCCGCGATTCATCGAGATCGATACCCATGACTCGGGACAGCGAATTGATAATTTTCTAATCACTCGGCTGAAAGGGATGCCCAAAAGCCGGATTTACCGCTTATTGCGTAAAGGAGAGGTGCGAGTCAATAAGGGGCGGATCAAGGCGCATTACCGGCTGCGCGCCGGAGATCGGATCCGCTTGCCGCCGATGACGCTTCCCGCCCGGGCGCGAGAGGAGGAAAGTCCCGAGATCCAGATGATGGGAAGGCGATTGGAAGAGTGCATCCTGTACGAAGACGACGAGTTGCTGGCGATCAATAAGCCTTCGGGCATGCCCGTTCACGGCGGAAGCGGGCTTCAGGGAGGCGTGATCGAAGGCTTGCGCCAGGTTCGGCCGGAGGCGCGGTTTTTGGAATTGGTCCACCGACTCGACAAGGACACTTCCGGTTGTCTTTTGATCGCCAAGCGAAAACAGGCATTGCGGGAATTGCATCGGATTTTCCGCGAAGACCGGGTGGACAAGCGCTATCTCGCCTTGTTGAACGGCGTTTGGCGGCGGCCTCGGGAGATGGTCGACGTGTCGCTGCGTAAATTCGTGCTCCGCGGCGGGGAGCGATTCGTCAAGGTAGATCGGGAGGGAAAACCGTCCCGGACCGAATTTCGGACCTTGGAGCGGTTCACGGAGGCCACCCTGGTGGAGGCTCGGCTGCTGACCGGGCGGACGCATCAGATTCGGGTGCATGCCGCCTACTTGGGACATCCCATCCTCGGCGATACCCGCTACGGCGACGAAGAAGCCAATCGCCGTTGGCGGGGAAAGGGGCTCAAACGCTTGTTTTTACACGCCTGGCGTTTGGAATTGCCGCATCCGGCCGATGGTTCCCGCCTCCGCTTGGAGGCCCCGCTGGATGCGGAGTTGGAGTATTTGCTGGAAGCGTTGAAGAAGGCAAGATCATGA